TACATTCACGTCTTTGTACAACCATCAATGCTCATTTCCccagctcagtcaataaagaatctgcctgcagttcaggagacccaggttcaatccctgggtggggaagatcccctggagaaaggaatttcaactcactccggtattcttgcctggagaatcccatggacagaggatcggcaggatacagtccacggggtcacgaagagttggacacgactgagtgactaacacttcatcgTGCCATATCTAGTATGTGCGTTTTAaatactcattttctttttgttaagtAGGAAGAACTTCCCTATATTTCCAGCCCCCACACTGGAGATATTAAATTAAGAAGGTGGGTAACAATCTCTTTCATGTATTAAGATTGCCATGTGCTTTATAGGCATCATTGCCTATGAGCCTCAAATAACCTCATGAAATCTGAGTCTGGTGTCCATTTCATAAAGAAGCTGGAACTGGCCAAAGacacacatgaatttgagctCAGAGAAGGTGGTCCTTCAGGGTCCTTATCCACTCAGCCCTGTGCAAGTGAGGACTATCTGCAGCCTGCTCTCCAAGCCCCAGCTTCGCCTCTCAGGCTTGGCAGCATCCTCTGCCTGGTCTGTGCCCTTGGAGGGCAGCGGTGTCCCAGCCTCACCTCTGGCTCCCCATCCCGGGTCTCTGGATCTAAGTCCCTCTGCGAGCCCCactcccagctcctcctctgcATTTCCCTGTGCTTGTTTCATGCCTGTGAGCACTTCCTCACCTCTCTTCCTCCGGCTTGCCCCCCTCCAAATCCTGTCACCTTCTCCAGTGGGGGAGCTCTTTCCACACCCTGTTCAGCAAAGATCCCAGAGACGGAGTTGGGCTTGCCTTGGGCTTCACTGTTTCTTTCAAACCTTTattcttcctctctctgcagAACAAAGCTCATGCCCCCGTGGCTGGGATTGGATGCCTCTACCCCTCTGAGTCATCACTTACACCTCCCATCCGGTACCCTCGTTCCTTGGATGCTTGTGATCTGGTGAAGCTTCCTTTCCACGCAGCCCCGAGCCTCAcacttccttcccctccctccatctccacCTCCTCCCCATTCCGCCTGCCCCTccaggcccagcccagggcctccATGAACCTTTACACGTggtctctttttcccttcctccttttgcCTGCTCTTCAACCTCTGACAGCCCCCTGGTTCTTCAGCCTCTCCtggtctctcttcttccttccatgGGTCTCGGTGTCCTCACGGCTCTGTTCTTCAgctactcttgtctggaaaaaccTTCCCTCAGGTCCCTGGCCTTCACCCCAGCACTGCTGTTGAAGAAAACCACAACCCGGACTCTACTCAGCTGGTCTCCTGGTCTCTTCCCTTAGCGGAGCCCTTGCTGCACCGTCAGTCCTGCGCTTCGTCCTTGGCCAGCTCCTTCACCTGTTTCTCTCCAGAGTGCCTGGCGCAGCCTCACCACGATTCTCAAGACTCCTTcttgcctcccttcctcctccctctcaacAGAAGATGCTGCCTCTTATCTCACTGAGGGAAAGTTAGACTCTCAGTCTCGAGCACCCCTGACCTCCCACCCCATGACCTACAGAAGCAAGATGCTGAAATGGAAGTTGTGGCAGAGACACTACCATCTGATAGATGCCGGATATCAAGTTGGTTGGAAAAGAGCCCACCCATGGGACCGTGCAAATTTCCAAAGGTTGATGAGCAAGAATCTGCTGAATGACTCCAAGCCCTCCGGCATGGATAGAAAAAGATTGAAAAGGAGGGTTTAGAAAGGATATTTTTTGCAGAGAACTGTGTTGGGGGAACACTCACACAAGAGGAAGACCATATAAAGCTTCAACTCTGACCAAAAGAGGGCTTCGGGGAGGCCACATGACAGTTGGTGGCTACAGTGAACTGGTGTCTAACTGCACCCGTGGGGCTTAAGGTGAAAGGCATCAGGGCAGAGAGAGGACAGTGCCCTGAGAATGAATTACCCGGGGCTATCAGTGCGGCCAGCACGCACCGGTGCGCCCTGGGAAGGGGAGCTCGCCAGCCTGCAGCTGTTACAAACCCCGTCGGGAGAGCATCTGCCGGAGAAGCTGAACTGTAGGATGGAGGATGGCTCTTAAACTCCTAAATTAGAAgctgaggagagagaggaagtatATGCAAGACCTTTGCCATGGGAGGTACATTTAAATGTTCCACTGGAGGCTTCTTAGGACCCAAAGGAGTCACCCACCAAGAGACAGCGTGACATATCTGCTGGAGCGCACGAGACAGTACCAGTCAAATAAGGATTTCCCTGACCTTCTGACCACTTCTCCTCTTTCTGCTTCACTCCTAACAGAGCCTGAAACCAGAATCATCCCGAGAAGGGGAGCACATGTGGATGCGTAAAGCTGGCAATGGGACCTGCCTCCTAGGCCACCGTGTTCTCACCTGCTGCTGGCCCCAGTGCGGAAATTCGAGACTGCTTGGCTGGTGAATGAATTTAGGACTTAGACTCTTATTTGAGATTGAGGATTTGTACTTAGAGAATTGACACTAAATTTGCAACCTGTAGTAACCAGAGAATTGATgacttctgtatttctatttctagCACAGACTTCTCCTTTGAAGTTTCATTCTTATGTGTTCTAAAGCCTACTGGTCATCCCCAATCAGTTGTTCTACAAGCTCCTCAAACTCAGCGTGTCAAACCCAAACTCGTCTTTCTCTCTGAACAGGAGGCTCTTCCTTATGGAGGGGGTGGCTTAGCTGGAAGTACCCTTATTCACCACCCACCCTTCATCCTTCCAAATGATGCCTCGGTTCTCCTATCACTGTTTACTTGAACCCTTTTGAAAATGTGGTTCAAATATGATGACTTAGTTCCCCATTTATTGTCTCTATTTGAAACACTAAGTCAGCTTGTTCAAACACTCTTTGTGGTgtcttttgggttttgtttggcACAAGAACATCTTTTATAAATTAACTTACTTTTACTCTTTTCTTATTAGTAGGCAATGATGAACAGAGCTTGACTCAATGCCTGCAATAAGTAAATACCCACATAGATGTGGTCAGTGCCGTCATGGAGCAAGCAGATCATTTGTTAAGCGGTTAGCCAGATGATGTAGAATATGCTTAAGctaataaaaatacagattactACTTTCTGAGAATATTTGAAGATTCAAGGATGCATAACTACAGACTCCATATCTGACCTTGGGTAGAACAAATattctaccaaaaaaagaaatactactcTACAGGTTAATTCAAATCCCACCTGCCTACTTCTTAGGCCTTCATTCTTCCATTCCCGGTCTCTAGACAGAATTGCCTTCGGTTCTCAGCTCATATCATGATGCTATTTCCTACCTTTGCTGATGCTATTTCTTACATTTGCTCATGTTGTTTCTTCAGCCTGGAACCCGCTTCCTCTAGGAAGCCCTTTGTATACCCTGGATTTGAGTAGATGGTTGCCCTTTCCCTGTGGTTCCCAAGGTGTTCTCTATGATTGCTCATGATTTACCATATTGCATCATAATTACCTTTAAAATGCATCCATTACTAGACTGTGAAACTCTTAAGGGAAGGACTATGCCTGCTTCAGCTCTGTATGTGTGGGACTTAGCTCAGCGCCTGGCATGTAACTGGTCCTCACATGTttggtgaatggatgaatgagccGACGGTACCTGCCGGTCTTCCAGATCGATCTTGTTCCCCAGCACCACCATGGGGTAGGGCTGCTCCATTGGAATGGTTTTGGCCAGAACATCACCCCGCCAGGTTTCCAGGGCTTCGAAGGACTCCAGGTCAGTTACATCGAAAGCCAGGACACAACCATCAGAGCCTTTGTAGAATGTAGACACCATGGAGCGGAATCGCTCCTGGCCGCCTGTGTCCCAGATCTGGAAGGGAAAGAGCAGTGGCCCCATGGGGCTGTGATGAGTGGCTGAAGGGACGTTCAACCAGGCCACCTCATGTCAAAGCTTCCTTTCTGGGTAAAGGCGCATGCGGTCCTTTCATGCACGGATATGACTCTCTGTCATTCATGTACACTACAGAATCTCTGCACTAATATTTagattccctgatggttcagacagtaaagaatctacctgtaatgcaggagacccaggttcgatccctgggtctggaagatcccctggagaagggaatggctacccactctagtattccggcctggagaatccaacggacagaggcgcctggcgggttacagtccatggggttgcaaagagtcaaacacgactgagcaagtaacacttttaAGAGTACTGTCACATCTGAGCCCTCATTTTCTCCCAGGTCAGGTGTGAAAGTACTCCTGAATAACAGGCTTTGCAGACactgtctgttgctgctgctcagtcCTGCTGATGTAGTGTGACAGCAGCCATAAGGTCACGAGGTCACAAATGGGCAGGACTGTACTCCGttaaaacttcattttcaaaagcagatggAGGACCGGATTTGGCCCATGAATTGAAGTTTGCTGACCTATGCTCTGGACGACTCTATTTCTGGGTGCACATTGCTGTGTGAGAGCCTGTCCGGGAACTGTGGGCTGACTTTCAGGCACGTATGTtgaggaggggatgggagggCTGCTCACCTGCAGCTTCAAGGTTGTGTCCTCCAGTATGATAATCTTGGAGAGGATGCTGGCCCCCAGCGTGGTCTGATAGTCTTCGTAAAACGTCTTATGCACATATCGGTGGAGGAGGGAGGTCTTTCCAACACTGAGAGGAAAAACCAGGACACGTgaacacacacccccacaccatTCTCAGCATCTTGTCTGTCTCACCACAGTTTCTCTCTGAGACTTTGAATTTCTAACATTTGCAGTTTGAGGAGCAAGGGACTAGGGAATGGACTCTAGAAATAGGGACCAAAGTGAGCAGAGAAGTTTGTAGAGAGCTGAGTGCCTCCCAGCAAAATGGTCAGGCCTTTCCTGTGTGTGGCCAGACGGAGGAAGGCAGACATGCTAAATGGTTTGCCCAGTTCACGTACCCGGTTACTGTGGCGTTGCCGCAGAGCTGGGGTCAGAAACCAGGTGGTCTGACTCCCGGCCTGTTTCTCCCACCTCGGCTCCCTTCCTTGGGGTAGAACGCCCTCCCTGGTGCCACTCTGAATCAGAAAGGGACCCGTGGAAGCGGGCAGCACATCCTGGATGTCTCACTGTCCTTGGAAGGGGCTGCTTCCCAGACCCTAGGCCCCGAGCTGAACTTGGCTTACCCCAGGGCTCCAATGATGATGAGCTTGAGGTCCACCTTCTTCCGAGGATTCATGGAGGGGCTTCAGAATCTGCAGGGAAACAGAAGTTGTCCTCAAGCTGGCCAGAGGCCCCTGTGGCCTTTGTCACTGGGGCtggcctctccttcctctcccctgccACATGCAGATTAgtaccaggggctggggtgggcttGTTCTGTGAAGGAGGCAGATGACTGAGCAACCCTGACACACTCCCTGCCCTCACTTCTCCTGGGGGTCTCCCTGGGGCTGGAAGGATGGTGCCCCCACGGGACAGGCTCTCCTCTCACCTTTAGCTCTACCCTCCCTGCTGTTGGAGGCAGCAGCCTGGAGCACCAAGACTGCACTGGACTGAACAGAGGCCTTGCAGACAGACAAGCCGGGAGCCGGGAAGGAGGGCCGTGCGGGaagaggagatgggggtgggacAAGGGGCCCATTGTTCGGATGCAGAGACGCCTCTGGTGAAGCGGTGCCCTCCCCCAGCCCGAGGTGCTGCTGCCTTGGCAGAATCAAAAGGCTCTTCTCTCATGCAGCTGGTGGGGGTGTAACTGGTACATGTTTCTGGAAAGCTGCTTGGCAGCAAGTAAGGAGAGCCTTAAAAACGTCCCCGCcctccacttctaggaatttgttcTAAAAAAGTTATCTGAAATGCGGGCAAAGGATCTTGTTCAAGAATGTGCTTCCCCAGTGTCATTTATAAACATCCAACAATtaagaaatggttaaaaaaaattatggcacAGAGTGAACTCTTAAGCAGTCATTACAATGGAGTTTGTGAGCGTATTATAATAATGCGGGAAAATGCTTATGCCATGGGatctaaatgaaaaacaaaagacactGAACTATAGAAACCAtacccccatccccatccccatccccagtACTGAAATGAGTTCCTGtggtatgcttagtcactcagtcatgtctgattctttggaaccccatggactgtagccccccaggctcctctgtctatgggattcttcaggcaagaatattggagtgggttgccatgctatcctccagggggtcttcctaaccctgggattgaacccaggtcacccgcattgcaggcggattctttacaatctgagccatcaggaaagcccaggaatactagagtgggtagcttatcccttctccaagggatcttcccaacccaggaatcgaaccgggtctcctgcattgcaggcagattctttaccagctgagctaccagggaagcctgaaatgaaTTCCTACCTGCATGGAAAAAGTTCtagaaggaaatatataaaaaatgtaagTGATTAATTCTGGGTGGTAGAAAACTACATGATTTTAATTTTGGTCTCTAtacttttttggagaaggcaatggcaccccactccagtacttttgcctggaaaatcccatggatggaggagcctggcaggctgcagtccatggggttgctaagagtcggacatgactgagcgactttgctttcacttttcacgttcatgcattggagaaggaaatggcaacccactccagtgttcttgcctggagaaccccagggacgggggagcctggtggctgccatctatggggtcacacagagtcggacacgactgaagtgacttagcatagcatagcatagcatactttttagtgtgtttttttttttttttacagcaaacATGTCAAACATGTATTGTTCCTGTAAGAGGAAAATgcttatatgtatgtttatatatatatgagagcATGCTAAACCACTTCatttgggtccaactctttgtgcctctatggactgtagcccgccagcctcttctgtctgtgggcttctccaggcaagaaaactggagtgggttgtcatattcgcctcgaggggatctttcagatccagggattaaacctgcatctcttacatgtcctgcattgacagatgggttcttgaccactagtgccacctgggaagcctcatgattatacatgctgctgctgctgctaagtcgcttcagtcgtgtccgactctgtgagaccccatagacggcagccaaccaggctcccccgtccctgggattctccaggcaagaacactggagtcggttgccgtgaaaatgaaaagttaaacatatatacatacaaattatatatttatgcatatataattattatttttaagaagataaaGCAAAACTGTTTCAGGGACTTGTGCTTACTTAGCTCTTTCATTCTACCCctctgtacacacacatatgtactaTTCCCAAGTCCCGGGTCTTCTAATCTCGGATGCACTAGATGTATGTGAGTTAACCTTGATCCGACTTTACTGGTCAAGGTTGCCAACTTGCGTCTCCCCGGAACTGGGAAAAGCTCTCCCTTGGACGTCCTGAGGGTTTGGTTCCAGTTCTCACTTTGCCGCTGGGGCCTGTTACTTCCTGTCTTTGAGTCTTGGCTTTCTGACTACAGCATGAGCCATCTGGGACCCAGTGACCCAAGGCCCCTTCTAGTTGAAAAATGCTTTATCTATTGGAGTTGTAAGTCACTGGGCCATGAGAGACTTGCCCTGGACACTGGGAGGAGCAAAAGACAAAGCAAATAAGCGATAACAGCAGAGAGAAAGTGGAAACTGTCCTGACCAAAGCCTGGAGAAAGTGCtgtgagggggtgtgtgtgtgtgtgtgtgtgtttgtggtagCCGGCAATCCACCTGGGCCCTGCAGAAATGACACATGAGGTTGGGGGAATACTTCAGAGGAGAGAATGAAATAATCAAGCTTGGGGGATAGGTGAGTGGAGGACGTGGATGGTTTGCCTCAGGAAGGGTGAGGTGAGAGTGTGGGGAGAGAAAAGCCTAGGAAGGAAGCAAGGTTAAGGGTCATGACTATCAGGCCAAGAATCTTGTCAAATGCTTACTCATTTGTCATACGTTTCCCACACTTCAGACAGGCAGAGGAAGAAAAGTCAGGCTACTAAGCAGGGCTGGTATGTTGTAATGGGGTCACTGCCCACCAGAAGCCAGCTGCAGGATAAGTGACTCAGAAGCTCCTAAGGGCACGTGTCTCTAAGCATCAGTCACCACTCAGGAAAGGGAGCGAGGGTGGGCTCCTAcctaaaggctttggtgtaaccTGCTAACTTCGCCTCAGAAGCCAGTACAGAGCCCTGGGGAGTCAGAAAACAGTGGGGCAGGGGAGTGGGAAGGGAGCCAGCACTGGCTGAGCATCCACAGGGGCTGCTCTGTATGACCTGGAGAATCCTGAGCTTCAAAATGAGTACAACGGGGCTCAGAGAAGCCAAGTCACTCATAACTCATCTCAGGCCACACAGGCAGCGTATGGATGAGCTCATGTGTGACCCAGAGGCCAGAGAGCCTGCTCTGTGCATGTTGCCCCCTGACCTCCTGAGCTCGAATCTGTGGAATCCGTGTGCGCTGGATCTAGGGTATTCGACTCAGGTCTGGTAAACCCCAACCAAATCCTGGTAGAGCTGTAGGGGACCGAGAGAAAGGCAGCCAAAATGGTAAGAGGCACAGCAGAAGCTGAGGGAATGGGCTGCTGGACAGGAGCTCTGGTGTGCAGACTGACCACAGGGGTCTGTGAGCATCCTGAAGCAGAGGAGTGAGACATGTCACCACACAGCCATCAGCACTCACTCTAGGCTAAGGTTTACTTGCCTGGTGTTGTGCAGAGCACTATGTGAATATGGAAATAATATGCATATCATCATGAGGTTAATAACACATAGTACATTATTATAATGCATTTATGGCACAAATTAAGGGCTCAAGAAATGTTAGCTATCTGATGGCTATTATTTATACCCAAAAATAGCCTGGGGGATTGATGCtactattatctctgttttaccaCTGAAGAAGCAGGTGTTTAGAGAAGCCAGGTATGTAGTTCACCTCTAGAAGCCGTCTGTGAGTGGCAGAGCCTACGTTAATAGTTGCTGGGATTTGACTCCAGACCTAGCTCCAGAGAACACACTCTTAACTGCTAAGTCCTGCCTATTGCCTTCTGCGAATCTGCAGTGAGGATCACACACCCTTTTGGTGCCCCTGTCAGAGTCTTGGGGGCTGGATGGCTTGGGATTGACATGGTGCGGCCGAGCCGGGGTTGAGGGCAGGGGAGGTAGAAAGCGTATGTGAATAACAGAAGATCAATGTCCACTCTGTGTAAAGAACTCTACAGATGACaatcaaagacaacacagaaCATAAAAGTGAGCCAAGAATAAGTAAGCAGCAGAGATCTTACAAATGATAAGTAGTAAGTTTTGAGCGGTACTCACTTTTTAGGGATATGCAACGTTAAAAAATACTACTttttccacccaccagaacagcagaaattaaaaagattgatgatagggacttccctggtggtccagtggttaagaatctgccttgcaatgcaggggatgtgggttcgactcctggtcagggaactaagatctcacacaccATGGAACCGCTGAGCCtgtataccacaactactgaacctgcaaGCCAAAACTGGAGAGTCCGAATGCTGCAgcgaagatcctgcgtgccacagctaactcctggcacagccaaatagctaagtaagtaaataataaaaaagattgataataacatggggagaggggaggagaaggtaagatgtatgggaagagtaacatggaaactcaattaccataagtaaaatagatagccaatgggaattctATGTATGGCTCGGGAAACTCAAAAAGAGGCTCTGAaccaacctagaggggtgcggtggggagggagatttaaagggaggggatatatgtatacctatatctgattcacgttgaggtttgacagaaaacaaaattctgtaaagcaattatccttcaattaaaaaataaacaaattaaaaaaaactaactgtaaaaaaaaattagtgttgaCAAATGGGTGGGGAAAAACTCGTTTATTGCTGATAGACTATGAATTGGCACCATCTTTTTGAAGGGCAATTTGACAAGTAACAACATTTAATAGGAACATACCCTAGATTCTAATTCTAGAAGTGTATCCAACAGAAATACACATGTGCTCAAATACACATTTTTGTAAAGGTAACTGCTGAAGAACActgtaacctaaatgtccatcagtaagAGACTGTGGCATTAAATTATGATCATTCATACTCTGGAATACTAGGCAGTTTTCAAAGGAGTCAATTAATGAAGTAGAAAAGGATGATgacttaagtaaaataaaatcactgaacATTTTGTACAGTATGATCCCAATTGTATAAAAACGAACAACAGCCCTACGTATGTGATCATatgt
The sequence above is a segment of the Bos mutus isolate GX-2022 chromosome 16, NWIPB_WYAK_1.1, whole genome shotgun sequence genome. Coding sequences within it:
- the RAB7B gene encoding ras-related protein Rab-7b isoform X1, whose protein sequence is MNPRKKVDLKLIIIGALGVGKTSLLHRYVHKTFYEDYQTTLGASILSKIIILEDTTLKLQIWDTGGQERFRSMVSTFYKGSDGCVLAFDVTDLESFEALETWRGDVLAKTIPMEQPYPMVVLGNKIDLEDRQVPQEVAQGWCKEKDIPYFEVSAKNDINVVQAFEMLAGRALSRYRSILESYLTDSIKLSPEDQPKSRCC
- the RAB7B gene encoding ras-related protein Rab-7b isoform X2; the encoded protein is MNPRKKVDLKLIIIGALGVGKTSLLHRYVHKTFYEDYQTTLGASILSKIIILEDTTLKLQIWDTGGQERFRSMVSTFYKGSDGCVLAFDVTDLESFEALETWRGDVLAKTIPMEQPYPMVVLGNKIDLEDRQQCWGEGQGPEGRFFQTRVAEEQSREDTETHGRKKRDQERLKNQGAVRG